From one Rosa rugosa chromosome 4, drRosRugo1.1, whole genome shotgun sequence genomic stretch:
- the LOC133744842 gene encoding uncharacterized mitochondrial protein AtMg00810-like, producing the protein MADELQALHDNNTWCVVRIPKGKKVVGSRWVYKTKLHSDGSVERHKARLVAHGFTQTYGVDYKETFAPVAKMSTMRVLLSVAVNHAWPLYQMDVKNVFLHGDLEEKVYMKLPPSHPQSHDPKIVCKLHKSIYGLKQSPRAWYAKLSSVLEEVGFQRSNADSSLFVRIGSTSKLVVLIYVDDLIVTGDNVEEINTLKQSLRNRFALKDLGILKYFLGIEVATSQKGLFLNQRKYVPDLLQDTDLQDCKPACTPLDSKLQFDVQGEPLLNVSYYQRLVVKLIYRTITRPDIAYAVSIVSHFMHSPTLAHLHIVKRILRYLKGSVGTGVLIKNNGNTQIMGYTDADWAGNSLDCKSTTGFCTFVGGNLVTWKSKKQTVVALSSVEAAEYRAMASTACELIW; encoded by the coding sequence ATGGCAGATGAACTTCAAGCACTTCATGACAATAATACATGGTGTGTTGTTCGAATTCCTAAAGGGAAGAAGGTTGTAGGCAGTCGTTGGGTTTACAAAACGAAGCTTCATTCAGATGGTTCTGTGGAGAGACATAAGGCTCGTTTGGTAGCTCATGGTTTTACTCAAACATATGGAGTAGACTACAAGGAGacttttgctcctgttgctaAAATGAGTACAATGAGAGTTTTGTTATCAGTTGCAGTCAATCATGCTTGGCCTCTAtatcaaatggatgtaaaaaatgtgtttttacatGGTGATCTTGAAGAAAAGGTTTACATGAAGTTGCCTCCCAGTCATCCTCAATCTCATGATCCCAAGATAGTATGCAAGCTTCATAAGTCTATTTATGGCTTAAAGCAATCTCCTCGTGCTTGGTATGCCAAGCTCAGTTCAGTACTTGAGGAAGTTGGTTTTCAAAGAAGCAATGCAGATTCTTCTTTGTTTGTTCGGATTGGTTCAACTAGTAAGCTTGTGGTACTCatctatgttgatgatttaaTTGTGACAGGTGACAATGTTGAAGAGATTAATACTCTCAAGCAATCTTTGCGAAATAGGTTTGCTTTGAAAGATTTGGGCATTCTCAAATATTTTCTTGGTATAGAAGTGGCCACTTCTCAGAAAGGTCTTTTTctaaaccaaagaaaatatgttcCTGATCTTTTACAAGATACTGATCTGCAGGACTGCAAGCCAGCTTGCACTCCTCTTGACAGCAAGCTCCAATTTGATGTACAAGGTGAGCCTCTCCTGAATGTGAGCTATTATCAAAGGCTGGTAGTTAAACTTATTTATCGTACCATTACTCGTCCCGATATAGCTTATGCAGTAAGCATTGTCAGTCATTTCATGCATTCTCCCACTTTGGCTCATCTTCACATTGTTAAACGAATTCTTCGTTATCTCAAAGGCTCTGTTGGAACAGGTGTTTTGATTAAAAACAATGGTAACACTCAAATCATGGGTTACACAGATGCTGATTGGGCAGGGAACTCTCTTGATTGTAAATCAACTACCGGTTTCTGCACATTTGTTGGTGGTAACTTAGTTACCTGGAAAAGCAAGAAGCAGACAGTTGTTGCTCTCTCTAGTGTAGAGGCGGCTGAATATAGAGCTATGGCTTCCACTGCTTGTGAGCTCATTTGGTAA